A portion of the Ptiloglossa arizonensis isolate GNS036 chromosome 11, iyPtiAriz1_principal, whole genome shotgun sequence genome contains these proteins:
- the Cpsf6 gene encoding cleavage and polyadenylation specificity factor subunit 6 isoform X2, with amino-acid sequence MADGDIDLYADDLEQDFAQDEFAGDGVDLYDDVIAAPAGGNGGVSTGNSGDGGGDTTSPNEETNGSAPYHQLGNNIQPNQIGRRHQLYVGNLTWWTSDQDITDAVQSIGVSDFVEVKFFENRANGQSKGFCVISLGSEQSMRICMERLPKKELHGQNPVVTFPTKQALNQFESQCKTRPAPAPQQSQSQRPHNPHQHQPPMPPHQQHPQHPQHPQHSQQNHGPRMMMGPPQGVRPQRMPPPGMGPPGPGGPGQQGPPRMHGPPMGPGPGPHHPLPGHPNQGPPPPGYQQGPWNGPRPNGPPGPPRGPSGPGGPPQQGPPGPGPGQHRPPGMQFHGGPPGPPGQGPPRGPPGHPGGPPGDPRGAQPRPEWNRPPGMHHGPQGPPGFPQHQHMQGPQPGQGPPQRGPPPGSMGGPGGPPPGHGGPPQGPPQGPPGGPAPHVNPAFFPQGPPHQHPGQHPPGPPGPPHGPPHGPPHGPPHGPPHGPPHGQPHGPPHVPPHGYGPPATQPPYGAPGPDHRPEGPPPLTEQEFEEIMSRNRTVSSSAIARAVSDAAAGEYASAIETLVTAISLIKQSKVAADDRCKILISSLQDTLRGVETKSYGSARRERSRSRDRERSHRRRRERSRSRDREYRERSRDRDRERDRERDRERERDRDRDRERYYSEPYPRERSRSRERDRERERDREYRERSREESTTRQAARPRVKEEPPETPPVSSSKASRYYDDRYRERERDRDRERESSRRPSEREREPERERERERERDRRDERGDSSHRSRH; translated from the exons ATGGCGGACGGTGACATTGATTTGTACGCCGACGATCTAGAGCAAGATTTCGCGCAG GACGAGTTTGCTGGTGATGGTGTTGATCTATATGATGATGTGATAGCAGCACCTGCTGGTGGTAACGGTGGTGTTTCTACAGGAAACAGTGGAGATGGTGGAGGTGATACTACTTCaccaaatgaagaaacaaatggtAGTGCACCTTATCATCAACTTGGAAATAATATTCAACCAAATCAAATTGGAAGACGTCATCAATTATATGTTGGCAATTTAACTTGG TGGACAAGTGATCAAGATATAACTGATGCAGTGCAAAGTATTGGTGTATCTGATTTTGTTGAAgtaaaattctttgaaaatcgCGCAAATGGACAATCTAAGGGTTTCTGTGTTATATCTTTGGGTTCAGAACAAAGTATGAGGATATGTATGGAAAGATTGCCCAAAAAAGAATTGCATGGCCAAAATCCAGTAGTAACGTTTCCTACTAAACAAGCTTTGAATCAA TTTGAGTCTCAGTGCAAAACACGTCCAGCTCCCGCTCCCCAGCAGAGTCAGAGCCAGCGCCCTCATAATCCACATCAACATCAACCACCAATGCCACCTCATCAACAGCATCCACAGCATCCCCAACACCCTCAACATTCACAACAAAATCACGGTCCTAGAATGATGATGGGTCCTCCACAAGGTGTAAGACCACAGAGAATGCCACCCCCAGGTATGGGTCCACCAGGTCCAGGTGGACCTGGCCAACAAGGTCCACCACGTATGCATGGTCCACCAATGGGTCCTGGACCAGGACCTCATCATCCTTTACCTGGGCATCCTAATCAGGGTCCACCACCTCCTGGCTATCAACAAGGACCATGGAATGGTCCAAGACCTAATGGTCCACCTGGGCCACCGAGAGGTCCAAGTGGACCTGGTGGTCCACCACAGCAAGGACCTCCTGGGCCAGGTCCAGGTCAACATCGACCACCTGGAATG CAATTTCATGGTGGTCCACCTGGTCCACCTGGTCAAGGACCTCCACGTGGTCCACCTGGACATCCTGGTGGACCTCCAGGTGACCCAAGAGGTGCTCAGCCACGTCCTGAATGGAATAGACCACCAg GAATGCATCACGGGCCTCAGGGACCACCAGGTTTCCCTCAACATCAACATATGCAAGGCCCGCAACCTGGTCAAGGCCCACCACAGAGAGGACCTCCTCCAGGTTCTATGGGTG GTCCAGGGGGGCCCCCACCTGGTCACGGAGGACCACCCCAGGGACCACCACAAGGACCACCAGGAGGACCAGCACCACATGTGAATCCAGCATTTTTCCCACAAGGGCCACCTCATCAACATCCAGGACAGCATCCACCTGGTCCACCTGGTCCACCCCACGGACCACCTCATGGTCCTCCTCATGGACCACCTCATGGCCCTCCTCATGGACCTCCACATGGTCAACCTCATGGTCCTCCTCATGTACCACCACATGGGTATGGTCCACCTGCAACACAG ccACCATATGGCGCGCCAGGACCTGATCATCGGCCGGAAGGTCCTCCTCCATTAACGGAACAAGAATTTGAAGAAATAATGAGTCGAAATAGGACAGTTTCTTCTTCCGCGATTGCTCGAGCAGTATCAGATGCTGCAGCAGGGGAATACGCGAGCGCCATAGAGACCTTGGTCACGGCTATTTCTTTGATAAAGCAATCGAAAGTTGCTGCAGACGACAGATGCAAAATTTTAATCAGTTCTCTTCAAGACACTTTACGCGGCGTTGAAACGAAGAGTTACGGTTCCGCGCGAAGAG AACGATCACGTTCACGTGACAGAGAACGCAGTCATAGAAGGAGGCGTGAACGATCGAGGAGTCGTGACAGGGAATACAGAGAAAGAAGCAGGGACAGGGACAGAGAACGTGACAGAGAACGTGATCGCGAAAGAGAAAGGGATCGTGATCGTGACAGAGAACGCTATTACAGTGAACCATATCCACGCGAGAGATCACGAAGCAGAGAGAGGGATCGCGAGCGTGAAAGAGATCGCGAATATAGAGAACGAAGCAGAGAAGAAAG TACAACACGTCAGGCAGCCAGGCCGAGAGTAAAAGAAGAGCCGCCAGAGACGCCTCCCGTCTCGTCTTCCAAGGCGTCTAg GTATTATGACGATCGCTACAGAGAGCGTGAACGAGACAGAGATCGAGAACGAGAATCAAGCCGGAGACCGtcggagagagaacgagaaccaGAACGTGAacgggaacgagaacgagaaagagatcGTCGCGACGAACGTGGAGACTCATCGCATCGTTCGAGACATTAA
- the Cpsf6 gene encoding cleavage and polyadenylation specificity factor subunit 6 isoform X5, with the protein MADGDIDLYADDLEQDFAQDEFAGDGVDLYDDVIAAPAGGNGGVSTGNSGDGGGDTTSPNEETNGSAPYHQLGNNIQPNQIGRRHQLYVGNLTWWTSDQDITDAVQSIGVSDFVEVKFFENRANGQSKGFCVISLGSEQSMRICMERLPKKELHGQNPVVTFPTKQALNQFESQCKTRPAPAPQQSQSQRPHNPHQHQPPMPPHQQHPQHPQHPQHSQQNHGPRMMMGPPQGVRPQRMPPPGMGPPGPGGPGQQGPPRMHGPPMGPGPGPHHPLPGHPNQGPPPPGYQQGPWNGPRPNGPPGPPRGPSGPGGPPQQGPPGPGPGQHRPPGMQFHGGPPGPPGQGPPRGPPGHPGGPPGDPRGAQPRPEWNRPPGMHHGPQGPPGFPQHQHMQGPQPGQGPPQRGPPPGSMGGMLPGPGGPPPGHGGPPQGPPQGPPGGPAPHVNPAFFPQGPPHQHPGQHPPGPPGPPHGPPHGPPHGPPHGPPHGPPHGQPHGPPHVPPHGYGPPATQPPYGAPGPDHRPEGPPPLTEQEFEEIMSRNRTVSSSAIARAVSDAAAGEYASAIETLVTAISLIKQSKVAADDRCKILISSLQDTLRGVETKSYGSARRERSRSRDRERSHRRRRERSRSRDREYRERSRDRDRERDRERDRERERDRDRDRERYYSEPYPRERSRSRERDRERERDREYRERSREERYYDDRYRERERDRDRERESSRRPSEREREPERERERERERDRRDERGDSSHRSRH; encoded by the exons ATGGCGGACGGTGACATTGATTTGTACGCCGACGATCTAGAGCAAGATTTCGCGCAG GACGAGTTTGCTGGTGATGGTGTTGATCTATATGATGATGTGATAGCAGCACCTGCTGGTGGTAACGGTGGTGTTTCTACAGGAAACAGTGGAGATGGTGGAGGTGATACTACTTCaccaaatgaagaaacaaatggtAGTGCACCTTATCATCAACTTGGAAATAATATTCAACCAAATCAAATTGGAAGACGTCATCAATTATATGTTGGCAATTTAACTTGG TGGACAAGTGATCAAGATATAACTGATGCAGTGCAAAGTATTGGTGTATCTGATTTTGTTGAAgtaaaattctttgaaaatcgCGCAAATGGACAATCTAAGGGTTTCTGTGTTATATCTTTGGGTTCAGAACAAAGTATGAGGATATGTATGGAAAGATTGCCCAAAAAAGAATTGCATGGCCAAAATCCAGTAGTAACGTTTCCTACTAAACAAGCTTTGAATCAA TTTGAGTCTCAGTGCAAAACACGTCCAGCTCCCGCTCCCCAGCAGAGTCAGAGCCAGCGCCCTCATAATCCACATCAACATCAACCACCAATGCCACCTCATCAACAGCATCCACAGCATCCCCAACACCCTCAACATTCACAACAAAATCACGGTCCTAGAATGATGATGGGTCCTCCACAAGGTGTAAGACCACAGAGAATGCCACCCCCAGGTATGGGTCCACCAGGTCCAGGTGGACCTGGCCAACAAGGTCCACCACGTATGCATGGTCCACCAATGGGTCCTGGACCAGGACCTCATCATCCTTTACCTGGGCATCCTAATCAGGGTCCACCACCTCCTGGCTATCAACAAGGACCATGGAATGGTCCAAGACCTAATGGTCCACCTGGGCCACCGAGAGGTCCAAGTGGACCTGGTGGTCCACCACAGCAAGGACCTCCTGGGCCAGGTCCAGGTCAACATCGACCACCTGGAATG CAATTTCATGGTGGTCCACCTGGTCCACCTGGTCAAGGACCTCCACGTGGTCCACCTGGACATCCTGGTGGACCTCCAGGTGACCCAAGAGGTGCTCAGCCACGTCCTGAATGGAATAGACCACCAg GAATGCATCACGGGCCTCAGGGACCACCAGGTTTCCCTCAACATCAACATATGCAAGGCCCGCAACCTGGTCAAGGCCCACCACAGAGAGGACCTCCTCCAGGTTCTATGGGTG GAATGTTGCCAGGTCCAGGGGGGCCCCCACCTGGTCACGGAGGACCACCCCAGGGACCACCACAAGGACCACCAGGAGGACCAGCACCACATGTGAATCCAGCATTTTTCCCACAAGGGCCACCTCATCAACATCCAGGACAGCATCCACCTGGTCCACCTGGTCCACCCCACGGACCACCTCATGGTCCTCCTCATGGACCACCTCATGGCCCTCCTCATGGACCTCCACATGGTCAACCTCATGGTCCTCCTCATGTACCACCACATGGGTATGGTCCACCTGCAACACAG ccACCATATGGCGCGCCAGGACCTGATCATCGGCCGGAAGGTCCTCCTCCATTAACGGAACAAGAATTTGAAGAAATAATGAGTCGAAATAGGACAGTTTCTTCTTCCGCGATTGCTCGAGCAGTATCAGATGCTGCAGCAGGGGAATACGCGAGCGCCATAGAGACCTTGGTCACGGCTATTTCTTTGATAAAGCAATCGAAAGTTGCTGCAGACGACAGATGCAAAATTTTAATCAGTTCTCTTCAAGACACTTTACGCGGCGTTGAAACGAAGAGTTACGGTTCCGCGCGAAGAG AACGATCACGTTCACGTGACAGAGAACGCAGTCATAGAAGGAGGCGTGAACGATCGAGGAGTCGTGACAGGGAATACAGAGAAAGAAGCAGGGACAGGGACAGAGAACGTGACAGAGAACGTGATCGCGAAAGAGAAAGGGATCGTGATCGTGACAGAGAACGCTATTACAGTGAACCATATCCACGCGAGAGATCACGAAGCAGAGAGAGGGATCGCGAGCGTGAAAGAGATCGCGAATATAGAGAACGAAGCAGAGAAGAAAG GTATTATGACGATCGCTACAGAGAGCGTGAACGAGACAGAGATCGAGAACGAGAATCAAGCCGGAGACCGtcggagagagaacgagaaccaGAACGTGAacgggaacgagaacgagaaagagatcGTCGCGACGAACGTGGAGACTCATCGCATCGTTCGAGACATTAA
- the Cpsf6 gene encoding cleavage and polyadenylation specificity factor subunit 6 isoform X4, with translation MVLADEFAGDGVDLYDDVIAAPAGGNGGVSTGNSGDGGGDTTSPNEETNGSAPYHQLGNNIQPNQIGRRHQLYVGNLTWWTSDQDITDAVQSIGVSDFVEVKFFENRANGQSKGFCVISLGSEQSMRICMERLPKKELHGQNPVVTFPTKQALNQFESQCKTRPAPAPQQSQSQRPHNPHQHQPPMPPHQQHPQHPQHPQHSQQNHGPRMMMGPPQGVRPQRMPPPGMGPPGPGGPGQQGPPRMHGPPMGPGPGPHHPLPGHPNQGPPPPGYQQGPWNGPRPNGPPGPPRGPSGPGGPPQQGPPGPGPGQHRPPGMQFHGGPPGPPGQGPPRGPPGHPGGPPGDPRGAQPRPEWNRPPGMHHGPQGPPGFPQHQHMQGPQPGQGPPQRGPPPGSMGGMLPGPGGPPPGHGGPPQGPPQGPPGGPAPHVNPAFFPQGPPHQHPGQHPPGPPGPPHGPPHGPPHGPPHGPPHGPPHGQPHGPPHVPPHGYGPPATQPPYGAPGPDHRPEGPPPLTEQEFEEIMSRNRTVSSSAIARAVSDAAAGEYASAIETLVTAISLIKQSKVAADDRCKILISSLQDTLRGVETKSYGSARRERSRSRDRERSHRRRRERSRSRDREYRERSRDRDRERDRERDRERERDRDRDRERYYSEPYPRERSRSRERDRERERDREYRERSREESTTRQAARPRVKEEPPETPPVSSSKASRYYDDRYRERERDRDRERESSRRPSEREREPERERERERERDRRDERGDSSHRSRH, from the exons ATGGTGTTAGCG GACGAGTTTGCTGGTGATGGTGTTGATCTATATGATGATGTGATAGCAGCACCTGCTGGTGGTAACGGTGGTGTTTCTACAGGAAACAGTGGAGATGGTGGAGGTGATACTACTTCaccaaatgaagaaacaaatggtAGTGCACCTTATCATCAACTTGGAAATAATATTCAACCAAATCAAATTGGAAGACGTCATCAATTATATGTTGGCAATTTAACTTGG TGGACAAGTGATCAAGATATAACTGATGCAGTGCAAAGTATTGGTGTATCTGATTTTGTTGAAgtaaaattctttgaaaatcgCGCAAATGGACAATCTAAGGGTTTCTGTGTTATATCTTTGGGTTCAGAACAAAGTATGAGGATATGTATGGAAAGATTGCCCAAAAAAGAATTGCATGGCCAAAATCCAGTAGTAACGTTTCCTACTAAACAAGCTTTGAATCAA TTTGAGTCTCAGTGCAAAACACGTCCAGCTCCCGCTCCCCAGCAGAGTCAGAGCCAGCGCCCTCATAATCCACATCAACATCAACCACCAATGCCACCTCATCAACAGCATCCACAGCATCCCCAACACCCTCAACATTCACAACAAAATCACGGTCCTAGAATGATGATGGGTCCTCCACAAGGTGTAAGACCACAGAGAATGCCACCCCCAGGTATGGGTCCACCAGGTCCAGGTGGACCTGGCCAACAAGGTCCACCACGTATGCATGGTCCACCAATGGGTCCTGGACCAGGACCTCATCATCCTTTACCTGGGCATCCTAATCAGGGTCCACCACCTCCTGGCTATCAACAAGGACCATGGAATGGTCCAAGACCTAATGGTCCACCTGGGCCACCGAGAGGTCCAAGTGGACCTGGTGGTCCACCACAGCAAGGACCTCCTGGGCCAGGTCCAGGTCAACATCGACCACCTGGAATG CAATTTCATGGTGGTCCACCTGGTCCACCTGGTCAAGGACCTCCACGTGGTCCACCTGGACATCCTGGTGGACCTCCAGGTGACCCAAGAGGTGCTCAGCCACGTCCTGAATGGAATAGACCACCAg GAATGCATCACGGGCCTCAGGGACCACCAGGTTTCCCTCAACATCAACATATGCAAGGCCCGCAACCTGGTCAAGGCCCACCACAGAGAGGACCTCCTCCAGGTTCTATGGGTG GAATGTTGCCAGGTCCAGGGGGGCCCCCACCTGGTCACGGAGGACCACCCCAGGGACCACCACAAGGACCACCAGGAGGACCAGCACCACATGTGAATCCAGCATTTTTCCCACAAGGGCCACCTCATCAACATCCAGGACAGCATCCACCTGGTCCACCTGGTCCACCCCACGGACCACCTCATGGTCCTCCTCATGGACCACCTCATGGCCCTCCTCATGGACCTCCACATGGTCAACCTCATGGTCCTCCTCATGTACCACCACATGGGTATGGTCCACCTGCAACACAG ccACCATATGGCGCGCCAGGACCTGATCATCGGCCGGAAGGTCCTCCTCCATTAACGGAACAAGAATTTGAAGAAATAATGAGTCGAAATAGGACAGTTTCTTCTTCCGCGATTGCTCGAGCAGTATCAGATGCTGCAGCAGGGGAATACGCGAGCGCCATAGAGACCTTGGTCACGGCTATTTCTTTGATAAAGCAATCGAAAGTTGCTGCAGACGACAGATGCAAAATTTTAATCAGTTCTCTTCAAGACACTTTACGCGGCGTTGAAACGAAGAGTTACGGTTCCGCGCGAAGAG AACGATCACGTTCACGTGACAGAGAACGCAGTCATAGAAGGAGGCGTGAACGATCGAGGAGTCGTGACAGGGAATACAGAGAAAGAAGCAGGGACAGGGACAGAGAACGTGACAGAGAACGTGATCGCGAAAGAGAAAGGGATCGTGATCGTGACAGAGAACGCTATTACAGTGAACCATATCCACGCGAGAGATCACGAAGCAGAGAGAGGGATCGCGAGCGTGAAAGAGATCGCGAATATAGAGAACGAAGCAGAGAAGAAAG TACAACACGTCAGGCAGCCAGGCCGAGAGTAAAAGAAGAGCCGCCAGAGACGCCTCCCGTCTCGTCTTCCAAGGCGTCTAg GTATTATGACGATCGCTACAGAGAGCGTGAACGAGACAGAGATCGAGAACGAGAATCAAGCCGGAGACCGtcggagagagaacgagaaccaGAACGTGAacgggaacgagaacgagaaagagatcGTCGCGACGAACGTGGAGACTCATCGCATCGTTCGAGACATTAA
- the Cpsf6 gene encoding cleavage and polyadenylation specificity factor subunit 6 isoform X8, protein MADGDIDLYADDLEQDFAQDEFAGDGVDLYDDVIAAPAGGNGGVSTGNSGDGGGDTTSPNEETNGSAPYHQLGNNIQPNQIGRRHQLYVGNLTWWTSDQDITDAVQSIGVSDFVEVKFFENRANGQSKGFCVISLGSEQSMRICMERLPKKELHGQNPVVTFPTKQALNQFESQCKTRPAPAPQQSQSQRPHNPHQHQPPMPPHQQHPQHPQHPQHSQQNHGPRMMMGPPQGVRPQRMPPPGMGPPGPGGPGQQGPPRMHGPPMGPGPGPHHPLPGHPNQGPPPPGYQQGPWNGPRPNGPPGPPRGPSGPGGPPQQGPPGPGPGQHRPPGMQFHGGPPGPPGQGPPRGPPGHPGGPPGDPRGAQPRPEWNRPPGMHHGPQGPPGFPQHQHMQGPQPGQGPPQRGPPPGSMGGMLPGPGGPPPGHGGPPQGPPQGPPGGPAPHVNPAFFPQGPPHQHPGQHPPGPPGPPHGPPHGPPHGPPHGPPHGPPHGQPHGPPHVPPHGYGPPATQPPYGAPGPDHRPEGPPPLTEQEFEEIMSRNRTVSSSAIARAVSDAAAGEYASAIETLVTAISLIKQSKVAADDRCKILISSLQDTLRGVETKSYGSARRERSRSRDRERSHRRRRERSRSRDREYRERSRDRDRERDRERDRERERDRDRDRERYYSEPYPRERSRSRERDRERERDREYRERSREESCGLQTS, encoded by the exons ATGGCGGACGGTGACATTGATTTGTACGCCGACGATCTAGAGCAAGATTTCGCGCAG GACGAGTTTGCTGGTGATGGTGTTGATCTATATGATGATGTGATAGCAGCACCTGCTGGTGGTAACGGTGGTGTTTCTACAGGAAACAGTGGAGATGGTGGAGGTGATACTACTTCaccaaatgaagaaacaaatggtAGTGCACCTTATCATCAACTTGGAAATAATATTCAACCAAATCAAATTGGAAGACGTCATCAATTATATGTTGGCAATTTAACTTGG TGGACAAGTGATCAAGATATAACTGATGCAGTGCAAAGTATTGGTGTATCTGATTTTGTTGAAgtaaaattctttgaaaatcgCGCAAATGGACAATCTAAGGGTTTCTGTGTTATATCTTTGGGTTCAGAACAAAGTATGAGGATATGTATGGAAAGATTGCCCAAAAAAGAATTGCATGGCCAAAATCCAGTAGTAACGTTTCCTACTAAACAAGCTTTGAATCAA TTTGAGTCTCAGTGCAAAACACGTCCAGCTCCCGCTCCCCAGCAGAGTCAGAGCCAGCGCCCTCATAATCCACATCAACATCAACCACCAATGCCACCTCATCAACAGCATCCACAGCATCCCCAACACCCTCAACATTCACAACAAAATCACGGTCCTAGAATGATGATGGGTCCTCCACAAGGTGTAAGACCACAGAGAATGCCACCCCCAGGTATGGGTCCACCAGGTCCAGGTGGACCTGGCCAACAAGGTCCACCACGTATGCATGGTCCACCAATGGGTCCTGGACCAGGACCTCATCATCCTTTACCTGGGCATCCTAATCAGGGTCCACCACCTCCTGGCTATCAACAAGGACCATGGAATGGTCCAAGACCTAATGGTCCACCTGGGCCACCGAGAGGTCCAAGTGGACCTGGTGGTCCACCACAGCAAGGACCTCCTGGGCCAGGTCCAGGTCAACATCGACCACCTGGAATG CAATTTCATGGTGGTCCACCTGGTCCACCTGGTCAAGGACCTCCACGTGGTCCACCTGGACATCCTGGTGGACCTCCAGGTGACCCAAGAGGTGCTCAGCCACGTCCTGAATGGAATAGACCACCAg GAATGCATCACGGGCCTCAGGGACCACCAGGTTTCCCTCAACATCAACATATGCAAGGCCCGCAACCTGGTCAAGGCCCACCACAGAGAGGACCTCCTCCAGGTTCTATGGGTG GAATGTTGCCAGGTCCAGGGGGGCCCCCACCTGGTCACGGAGGACCACCCCAGGGACCACCACAAGGACCACCAGGAGGACCAGCACCACATGTGAATCCAGCATTTTTCCCACAAGGGCCACCTCATCAACATCCAGGACAGCATCCACCTGGTCCACCTGGTCCACCCCACGGACCACCTCATGGTCCTCCTCATGGACCACCTCATGGCCCTCCTCATGGACCTCCACATGGTCAACCTCATGGTCCTCCTCATGTACCACCACATGGGTATGGTCCACCTGCAACACAG ccACCATATGGCGCGCCAGGACCTGATCATCGGCCGGAAGGTCCTCCTCCATTAACGGAACAAGAATTTGAAGAAATAATGAGTCGAAATAGGACAGTTTCTTCTTCCGCGATTGCTCGAGCAGTATCAGATGCTGCAGCAGGGGAATACGCGAGCGCCATAGAGACCTTGGTCACGGCTATTTCTTTGATAAAGCAATCGAAAGTTGCTGCAGACGACAGATGCAAAATTTTAATCAGTTCTCTTCAAGACACTTTACGCGGCGTTGAAACGAAGAGTTACGGTTCCGCGCGAAGAG AACGATCACGTTCACGTGACAGAGAACGCAGTCATAGAAGGAGGCGTGAACGATCGAGGAGTCGTGACAGGGAATACAGAGAAAGAAGCAGGGACAGGGACAGAGAACGTGACAGAGAACGTGATCGCGAAAGAGAAAGGGATCGTGATCGTGACAGAGAACGCTATTACAGTGAACCATATCCACGCGAGAGATCACGAAGCAGAGAGAGGGATCGCGAGCGTGAAAGAGATCGCGAATATAGAGAACGAAGCAGAGAAGAAAG TTGCGGTTTACAGACAAGCTGA